Proteins from a genomic interval of Pantoea deleyi:
- a CDS encoding MFS transporter gives MMSPSPQSKPGVTPGKAMLAAVSGYAMDGFDLLILGFMLPAISVSLALNPSQAGSLVTWTLIGAVIGGIVFGHLSDRFGRIRMLTVTILVFSIFTGLCAVAQGYWDLLAWRTLAGVGLGGEFGIGMALIAEAWPVEKRNRASAWVGMGWQLGVLMAAFITPPLLAMIGWRGMFLVGVLPALVSFAIRRGMGEPEAYQKQVKHVPSLSFPSRLKLLVRDRATAKASLGIFILCSVQNFGYYGLMIWMPSYLSSSFGFSLTKSGLWTAVTVVGMTFGIWLFGVLADRFARWKIFLLYQFGAVAMVVIYAQLRDPTMMLFTGAIMGMFVNGMIGGYGALISDTFPPQVRATAQNVLFNLGRGVGGFGPVVIGLLASQFSFTAAITLLALIYLLDIVATLFLLPKKQGQEDTLGAIG, from the coding sequence ATGATGTCCCCTTCTCCCCAATCTAAGCCGGGCGTGACGCCTGGCAAAGCGATGCTGGCTGCGGTCAGTGGTTATGCCATGGATGGATTTGACCTGCTGATACTCGGCTTTATGCTGCCGGCTATCAGCGTTTCGCTGGCGCTCAATCCATCACAGGCGGGATCGCTGGTGACCTGGACGCTGATTGGCGCGGTTATCGGTGGCATCGTCTTTGGTCATCTCAGCGATCGTTTTGGTCGCATCCGTATGCTGACCGTCACGATCCTGGTCTTCTCGATCTTCACCGGCCTGTGCGCGGTCGCGCAGGGCTACTGGGATCTGCTCGCCTGGCGGACGCTGGCGGGTGTCGGCCTGGGCGGCGAGTTTGGTATCGGCATGGCGCTGATTGCCGAAGCCTGGCCCGTAGAGAAGCGCAATCGCGCCTCGGCATGGGTTGGCATGGGCTGGCAGCTGGGCGTGCTGATGGCGGCCTTTATCACGCCACCGCTGCTGGCGATGATCGGCTGGCGCGGCATGTTCCTGGTCGGCGTTTTGCCTGCGCTGGTGTCGTTTGCCATCCGCCGTGGCATGGGTGAACCGGAAGCGTATCAGAAGCAGGTTAAGCATGTGCCGTCGCTCTCGTTTCCGTCGCGCCTGAAGCTGCTGGTGCGCGACCGCGCCACCGCCAAAGCCAGCCTCGGCATCTTTATCCTCTGCTCCGTGCAGAACTTTGGCTATTACGGACTGATGATCTGGATGCCGAGCTACCTCTCTTCCAGCTTTGGCTTCAGCCTGACAAAGTCGGGCCTCTGGACCGCCGTGACCGTCGTCGGCATGACCTTCGGCATCTGGCTGTTTGGCGTGCTGGCCGATCGCTTTGCTCGCTGGAAAATTTTCCTGCTCTATCAGTTCGGTGCGGTAGCGATGGTGGTGATTTATGCGCAGCTCCGCGACCCGACCATGATGCTGTTTACCGGCGCTATCATGGGGATGTTCGTTAACGGCATGATTGGCGGCTACGGTGCGCTGATTTCCGATACCTTCCCGCCTCAGGTGCGCGCCACTGCGCAGAACGTTCTGTTTAATCTGGGGCGCGGCGTGGGCGGGTTTGGCCCGGTGGTGATCGGTCTGCTGGCGAGTCAGTTCTCGTTCACGGCGGCAATCACCCTGCTGGCGCTGATCTACCTGCTGGATATTGTGGCGACGCTGTTCCTGCTACCGAAGAAGCAGGGGCAGGAGGATACGCTGGGCGCGATTGGCTGA
- the phoU gene encoding phosphate signaling complex protein PhoU, with translation MDNLNLNKHISGQFNAELEHIRTQVMIMGGMVEQQLTDAITAMHNLDGELAQRVIDGDQKVNMMEVEIDEACVRIIAKRQPTAIDLRLVMAIIKTISELERIGDVAEKISRTALEKFGQQHLPLLVSLESLGRHTVQMLHDVLDAFARMDLNEAITIYREDKKVDKEYEGIVRQLMTYMMEDPRTIPSVLTALFCARAIERIGDRCQNICEIIFYFVKGQDFRHVGGDRLDELLSGDDGSNRPS, from the coding sequence ATGGATAATCTGAATCTGAATAAACACATCTCCGGTCAGTTTAATGCCGAGCTGGAGCATATCCGTACCCAGGTGATGATCATGGGCGGCATGGTCGAGCAGCAGCTGACCGATGCGATTACGGCGATGCATAACCTGGACGGCGAACTGGCGCAGCGGGTGATTGACGGCGACCAGAAGGTCAACATGATGGAGGTGGAGATTGATGAGGCGTGCGTGCGCATCATCGCCAAACGTCAGCCCACCGCGATCGATTTGCGCCTGGTGATGGCGATTATCAAAACTATCTCCGAGCTGGAGCGCATCGGCGACGTGGCGGAGAAGATCAGCCGCACGGCGCTGGAGAAGTTTGGTCAGCAGCACCTGCCGCTGCTGGTGAGCCTGGAGTCGCTGGGCCGTCACACCGTGCAGATGCTGCACGACGTGCTGGATGCCTTTGCACGCATGGATCTCAATGAAGCGATCACCATCTACCGCGAAGACAAGAAGGTGGATAAAGAGTACGAAGGGATCGTGCGCCAGCTCATGACCTACATGATGGAAGATCCGCGCACTATTCCCAGCGTGCTGACGGCGCTGTTCTGTGCCCGCGCCATCGAGCGCATCGGCGATCGCTGCCAGAATATCTGCGAAATCATCTTCTATTTCGTCAAAGGTCAGGACTTCCGCCATGTCGGCGGCGATCGCCTCGACGAGCTGCTGTCGGGTGACGATGGCAGCAACCGCCCCTCCTGA
- the xylB gene encoding xylulokinase, whose amino-acid sequence MFIGIDLGTSGVKVVLMDAQGNVVATETASLQVSRPQPLWSEQDPESWWQALDVAMQALSAQQDLQSVQAIGLSGQMHGATLLDSAHRVLRPAMLWNDGRSEAQCRELEQKVPDSRAITGNLMMPGFTAPKLLWVQQNEPAIFSQIAHVLLPKDYLRWRMSGDFATDMSDAAGTMWLDVARRDWSDVMLRACDLSRDQMPRLCEGNAQTGTLHAELATRWKMKAVPLAAGGGDNAAGAVGVGMTEPGQAMLSLGTSGVYFVVSDGYLSNPQRAVHSFCHALPQRWHLMSVMLSAASCLDWAATLTGCRDVPELLAEAERARDDVPSLWFLPYLSGERTPHNNPNARGAFFGFTHQHGRPELARSVLEGVGFALAEGIDVVHECGVKPESIMLIGGGARSALWRQMLADISGQTLDYCHGGDVGPALGAARLAQQALDPDVTVPTPARVQRHQPDPARMAGYASRRATFATLYQQLLPLMH is encoded by the coding sequence ATGTTTATCGGGATCGATTTAGGCACCTCCGGCGTTAAAGTGGTGCTGATGGATGCACAGGGCAACGTGGTGGCCACGGAAACGGCGTCACTGCAGGTTTCGCGTCCGCAGCCCTTGTGGAGCGAACAGGATCCCGAGAGCTGGTGGCAGGCGCTGGATGTGGCTATGCAGGCACTGAGTGCGCAGCAGGATCTGCAGAGCGTGCAGGCCATCGGGCTGAGCGGGCAGATGCACGGGGCGACGCTGCTCGACAGCGCTCACCGGGTGTTGCGTCCCGCCATGCTCTGGAATGATGGACGCAGCGAGGCGCAGTGCCGTGAGCTGGAGCAGAAGGTGCCGGATTCGCGGGCGATCACCGGTAACCTGATGATGCCCGGCTTTACAGCACCCAAGCTGCTGTGGGTACAGCAGAACGAACCGGCTATTTTCAGTCAGATCGCGCACGTCCTGCTGCCCAAAGATTATCTGCGCTGGCGGATGAGCGGCGACTTCGCCACCGATATGTCCGACGCCGCAGGCACGATGTGGCTGGATGTGGCACGGCGGGACTGGAGCGACGTGATGCTGCGCGCCTGCGATCTCAGCCGCGATCAGATGCCCAGGCTCTGTGAAGGCAATGCGCAGACCGGCACGCTGCACGCGGAACTGGCAACCCGCTGGAAGATGAAGGCGGTGCCGCTGGCGGCTGGCGGCGGCGACAACGCGGCGGGTGCGGTGGGGGTCGGCATGACGGAGCCGGGTCAGGCGATGCTGTCGCTGGGCACCTCGGGCGTCTATTTCGTGGTGAGTGACGGCTACCTGAGTAACCCGCAGCGCGCGGTTCACAGCTTCTGTCACGCCTTACCGCAGCGCTGGCACCTGATGTCAGTGATGCTCAGCGCGGCATCCTGTCTCGACTGGGCAGCCACGCTGACCGGCTGCCGGGATGTGCCTGAACTGCTGGCGGAGGCGGAGCGCGCGCGCGATGACGTGCCGTCGCTGTGGTTTCTGCCCTATCTCTCCGGCGAACGTACCCCGCACAACAACCCCAATGCCCGCGGCGCGTTCTTCGGCTTCACCCACCAGCACGGGCGTCCGGAACTGGCACGTTCGGTGCTGGAAGGGGTCGGGTTTGCGCTGGCGGAGGGAATCGACGTGGTGCACGAGTGTGGCGTTAAACCCGAGAGCATTATGCTGATCGGCGGCGGCGCGCGCAGTGCGCTGTGGCGTCAGATGCTGGCGGATATCAGCGGTCAGACGCTGGATTACTGCCATGGCGGGGATGTGGGCCCTGCGCTGGGTGCGGCACGGCTGGCGCAGCAGGCGCTGGATCCTGATGTGACCGTGCCGACACCGGCACGGGTACAGCGCCATCAGCCGGACCCGGCCAGAATGGCCGGTTACGCATCGCGCCGGGCGACCTTTGCCACCCTCTATCAGCAGCTCCTGCCGCTGATGCATTAA
- the pstB gene encoding phosphate ABC transporter ATP-binding protein PstB, protein MSIATASAGKIQVRNLNFYYGRFHALKNINLDIARNQVTAFIGPSGCGKSTLLRTFNKMYSLYPEQRAEGDILLDGENILATQQDIALLRARVGMVFQKPTPFPMSIYDNIAFGVRLFEKLSRADMDERVQWALTKAALWNETKDKLHQSGYSLSGGQQQRLCIARGIAIRPEVLLLDEPCSALDPISTGRIEELITELKQDYTVVIVTHNMQQAARCSDHTAFMYLGELIEFSDTDTLFTKPAQKQTEDYITGRYG, encoded by the coding sequence ATGAGTATCGCGACAGCATCAGCCGGTAAGATCCAGGTCCGTAATCTGAACTTCTATTACGGCAGATTTCATGCGCTGAAGAACATTAACCTGGATATCGCCAGGAATCAGGTGACCGCGTTTATCGGGCCATCGGGCTGCGGTAAGTCGACCCTGCTGCGTACCTTCAATAAAATGTACTCACTCTATCCGGAGCAGCGGGCAGAAGGGGACATTCTGCTGGATGGCGAAAACATTCTGGCAACCCAGCAGGATATCGCGCTGCTGCGCGCCCGCGTCGGCATGGTCTTCCAGAAACCGACGCCGTTCCCGATGTCGATCTATGACAACATCGCCTTTGGCGTTCGCCTGTTTGAAAAGCTCTCGCGTGCCGATATGGATGAACGCGTGCAGTGGGCGCTGACCAAGGCAGCACTGTGGAACGAAACCAAAGACAAGCTGCACCAGAGCGGTTACAGTCTCTCCGGCGGCCAGCAGCAGCGTCTCTGCATCGCCCGCGGCATCGCGATTCGCCCGGAAGTCTTGCTGCTGGATGAGCCCTGTTCCGCGCTGGACCCCATCTCCACAGGCCGTATCGAGGAGCTGATCACCGAGCTGAAGCAGGATTACACCGTGGTGATCGTGACGCACAACATGCAGCAGGCGGCCCGCTGCTCTGACCATACGGCTTTCATGTATCTGGGCGAACTGATTGAGTTCAGCGACACCGACACGCTGTTCACCAAGCCCGCACAGAAGCAAACCGAAGATTACATTACTGGCCGCTACGGCTGA